A single genomic interval of Sphingobacteriales bacterium harbors:
- a CDS encoding DUF1573 domain-containing protein codes for MKKSFFSLLVLAVVAIFAVACNQSGASSGEKTGDAAATQNTTTPGGETAATPPATPAEDAVDPNLPKTTIEFEGGMEHDWGNIKEGEVVNHTFKFKNTGKEPLIISSAKGSCGCTVPSFPKEPIAPGATSEIKVEFNSKGKKNQQTKTVTINANTDPNPTRLTIKSNVIPDPNAPAAAAAPAGGAPQIQVQPGGKAPAGK; via the coding sequence ATGAAAAAATCATTTTTCAGCCTTTTAGTATTGGCCGTTGTTGCCATTTTTGCCGTTGCTTGTAACCAATCGGGTGCATCGAGCGGAGAAAAAACTGGCGATGCTGCTGCTACACAAAACACCACTACCCCCGGCGGCGAAACCGCTGCTACCCCCCCCGCTACCCCCGCCGAAGATGCTGTTGACCCCAATTTGCCTAAAACTACTATTGAGTTTGAAGGCGGTATGGAACACGACTGGGGCAATATTAAAGAAGGTGAAGTAGTAAACCACACCTTTAAATTTAAAAACACCGGTAAAGAACCCCTAATTATTAGCAGCGCTAAAGGCTCGTGCGGTTGCACCGTTCCTTCGTTCCCCAAAGAACCTATTGCCCCCGGCGCTACCAGCGAAATTAAAGTTGAGTTTAACTCGAAAGGCAAAAAGAACCAACAAACCAAAACCGTTACTATTAATGCCAACACCGACCCTAACCCAACCCGCTTAACCATCAAATCGAACGTTATTCCAGATCCTAACGCCCCTGCTGCCGCTGCTGCTCCTGCTGGTGGTGCTCCGCAAATTCAAGTTCAACCAGGTGGCAAAGCCCCTGCCGGTAAATAA
- the ric gene encoding iron-sulfur cluster repair di-iron protein: MDTIEAVANNVLNVTLLEPRMKHPTIFAWFDKLNEGEDFTIHNDHDPKPLYYQLLGERGNIFTWEYLEQGPEWWKVKIGKRKLHDNDETIGQLAAKDLRKAQIFKKYGLDFCCGGKKTVKEACNEKGLDVTLIEQELQQADRAQDFRPLPYNEWNLDFLADYIINTHHAYIRKNLPDIRAYANKVFRVHGQRHPELAKVYQLVEAVNAELTTHLHKEEQILFPYIKQLVAAKNKVQNFEQSPFGTVQNPINMMEMEHETVGNDLKELRHCTNDFELPEDACASYSLLYRMLDKFENDLHLHIHLENNILFPKAVELEKSFGKN; encoded by the coding sequence ATGGACACAATTGAAGCAGTAGCCAACAACGTACTTAACGTAACCTTATTAGAACCAAGAATGAAGCACCCAACCATTTTTGCATGGTTCGATAAACTTAATGAGGGCGAAGATTTTACCATCCATAACGACCACGACCCCAAACCGCTCTATTACCAATTGCTGGGCGAACGCGGAAATATTTTTACCTGGGAATACCTTGAACAAGGGCCAGAATGGTGGAAAGTAAAAATTGGCAAACGCAAACTCCACGATAACGATGAAACAATTGGCCAATTGGCTGCCAAAGATTTGCGCAAAGCTCAAATTTTTAAAAAATACGGCTTAGATTTTTGCTGCGGTGGAAAAAAAACAGTGAAAGAAGCCTGCAACGAAAAGGGTTTAGATGTTACCTTAATTGAACAGGAATTACAGCAGGCCGATAGAGCGCAAGACTTCCGCCCACTGCCCTACAATGAGTGGAATCTTGATTTTTTGGCCGACTATATTATTAATACCCACCACGCTTATATCCGGAAAAATCTTCCCGATATCAGAGCCTATGCCAACAAAGTTTTTCGTGTTCATGGCCAAAGACATCCCGAATTGGCAAAAGTATATCAATTAGTTGAGGCAGTAAACGCCGAACTTACAACACACCTACACAAGGAAGAGCAGATTTTATTTCCCTACATCAAACAGTTGGTGGCAGCCAAAAATAAGGTGCAAAACTTTGAACAAAGCCCCTTTGGAACGGTGCAAAACCCAATTAATATGATGGAAATGGAACACGAAACGGTTGGAAACGATTTAAAAGAATTGCGCCATTGCACAAATGATTTCGAACTGCCCGAAGATGCCTGTGCAAGTTACAGTTTGTTATACCGGATGCTCGATAAGTTTGAAAACGATTTGCATTTACATATTCACCTCGAGAACAATATTCTTTTTCCAAAGGCCGTTGAACTGGAAAAATCATTCGGCAAAAACTGA
- a CDS encoding DUF2249 domain-containing protein, which produces MDTINANTKIATILKQHPDALEAIISISPKFNKLRNPLMRKLIASRASISMASKIGGCTVDDFFKKLQPLGFSVDKTTTADDNTEMKEMPGFMKNASADNMVELDVRSVLEGGKDPLKLILEKTKQLKAQQILKLINSFEPIPLIQLLEKQGYETYSEAINDNLVYTYFFKTANSNNETPQLNNNFLDWDKMVAKFEGKLVNIDVRALEMPLPMLTILDELEKLPSGYCLYVYHKRIPVFLLPELKERKFEYRINEISDDEVHLLIFRT; this is translated from the coding sequence ATGGACACAATAAATGCCAATACAAAAATTGCCACTATTTTGAAACAACACCCCGATGCTTTAGAGGCCATCATCAGCATTTCACCTAAGTTCAACAAACTCCGGAACCCATTGATGCGCAAACTAATTGCCTCGCGGGCTTCCATTTCTATGGCCAGTAAAATTGGTGGCTGCACAGTGGACGATTTTTTTAAAAAACTTCAACCACTTGGGTTTAGTGTAGATAAAACAACCACCGCCGATGATAATACCGAAATGAAAGAAATGCCCGGATTTATGAAAAACGCCTCTGCCGATAATATGGTTGAATTAGATGTGCGCAGCGTACTCGAAGGCGGTAAAGACCCGTTAAAACTTATTCTTGAAAAAACCAAGCAACTAAAAGCACAGCAAATTTTAAAGCTAATAAATAGTTTTGAGCCGATACCGCTTATTCAGTTGTTAGAAAAACAAGGCTACGAAACTTACTCCGAAGCCATTAACGACAATTTGGTTTATACGTATTTTTTTAAAACAGCAAATTCAAATAATGAAACGCCACAACTGAATAATAATTTCCTTGACTGGGATAAAATGGTAGCAAAATTTGAAGGAAAATTGGTAAATATTGATGTGCGTGCGCTTGAAATGCCTTTGCCTATGCTTACCATTTTAGATGAACTCGAAAAACTGCCATCCGGATACTGCCTGTATGTTTACCACAAACGCATCCCCGTTTTTTTGCTGCCCGAGTTAAAAGAAAGAAAATTTGAATATCGTATCAACGAAATAAGCGATGACGAGGTGCACCTTTTAATTTTCCGCACGTAA
- a CDS encoding cytochrome C oxidase subunit I — MPTTKTTSYKVILPFYLYASLSFLAGCVLLFTSNQAFLNHYFHPHILAITHTMALGWATMIILGASHQLVPVLIEGRLYSEKLAFISFVFAAIGIPLLVYGFYVFDMGTPAKWGGHFIVLAVLTYLVNIVISIRRGKSENVHAMFVFTATLWLFFTVLLGLLLVYNFTTPILNKDSLHFLSLHAHAGIVGWFLLLVVGVASRLIPMFLISKYTNTRLLWRIFYLINAAIVLYLFVFYNDFGVKAIIFVPGLLVLSAVGLFIYYCRMAIKQRLRKQIDEQMKMSLTSVAMLLLPVVLLFIFIGILFFTSGNKINLITAYGFLTFFGWLTAIILGMTFKTLPFIVWNKVYHQRAASQKTPNPKDLFNHPIFKIMSIVYLSGFLLFVVGILASWLLFLKAGSVFLIVAAVLYNLNVFKIITHKAVI, encoded by the coding sequence ATGCCTACAACTAAAACTACTTCGTATAAAGTTATACTGCCGTTTTACCTGTATGCTTCGCTTTCGTTTTTGGCCGGATGTGTTTTGTTGTTCACCTCTAACCAAGCTTTTCTAAATCACTACTTCCACCCGCATATATTGGCCATTACACATACCATGGCCTTGGGCTGGGCCACCATGATAATATTAGGCGCAAGCCATCAGCTTGTACCGGTATTAATTGAAGGAAGGCTTTACAGCGAAAAACTTGCCTTTATTTCGTTTGTTTTTGCCGCAATCGGTATTCCCTTGCTTGTTTATGGATTTTACGTGTTCGATATGGGCACGCCAGCAAAATGGGGGGGGCATTTTATAGTACTTGCCGTGCTTACCTATCTTGTAAATATAGTGATAAGTATCCGGAGGGGTAAAAGCGAAAATGTTCATGCCATGTTCGTTTTTACGGCAACACTTTGGCTGTTTTTTACCGTGCTGCTGGGACTTTTGTTAGTTTATAATTTTACCACCCCAATACTTAATAAAGATTCGCTGCATTTTCTTTCCTTACATGCTCATGCCGGAATAGTTGGGTGGTTTTTGTTGTTAGTTGTTGGGGTTGCTTCGCGGTTAATTCCAATGTTTTTAATTTCAAAATATACCAATACCCGTTTGTTGTGGCGCATTTTTTATTTGATTAACGCCGCCATCGTCCTTTATTTGTTTGTTTTTTATAATGATTTTGGCGTAAAAGCAATTATTTTTGTTCCCGGATTGCTTGTGTTGAGCGCAGTTGGGCTGTTTATTTACTACTGCCGGATGGCCATCAAACAACGACTTCGCAAACAAATAGACGAGCAAATGAAAATGTCCCTAACATCGGTTGCCATGCTTTTGCTGCCGGTTGTGCTGTTGTTTATTTTTATTGGCATCTTGTTTTTTACTTCCGGAAACAAAATAAATCTGATTACAGCTTATGGCTTTTTAACCTTTTTCGGTTGGCTTACGGCCATCATTTTGGGCATGACCTTTAAAACATTGCCTTTTATTGTATGGAATAAAGTTTACCACCAACGCGCTGCATCCCAAAAAACGCCCAACCCCAAAGACTTGTTTAATCATCCGATATTCAAAATAATGAGTATCGTTTATCTATCCGGATTTTTACTTTTTGTTGTGGGCATTTTAGCATCGTGGCTCTTATTTTTAAAGGCAGGCTCCGTTTTTTTAATCGTAGCTGCCGTACTCTACAACTTGAATGTTTTTAAAATAATCACACATAAAGCCGTTATATAA
- a CDS encoding metal-sulfur cluster assembly factor produces the protein MNVITNFEIKCNIALAGLENVYDPEIGLSVVDLGLIYEINFEEDGKKIICTMTLTTQFCPMGESITDSVRQSLQASFADYTIEVNLSFDPPWDYERISENGRIYLGR, from the coding sequence ATGAATGTAATTACCAATTTTGAAATTAAGTGCAATATAGCCCTGGCAGGGTTAGAAAATGTTTACGACCCCGAAATTGGCCTTAGTGTTGTTGACCTTGGGCTAATCTACGAAATAAATTTTGAGGAAGACGGCAAAAAAATAATTTGCACCATGACGCTGACCACGCAGTTTTGCCCTATGGGCGAGTCAATTACCGATAGTGTCCGTCAATCTTTGCAGGCCTCCTTTGCTGACTACACCATAGAAGTAAACTTAAGCTTTGACCCCCCTTGGGATTACGAGCGAATTTCAGAAAACGGTCGCATATATTTAGGCAGATAA
- a CDS encoding Rrf2 family transcriptional regulator has product MLSLTCKAAVKAVVYLGAKTYPENKASIKEIAEYINENVHTVGKLLQKLVKDEIIYSVKGPSGGFYITPKQKELPVINIIYAIDGKDVFKQCGLGLSKCSEIRPCPFHNDFKPIRELFEKMCTEKKISDLCENINSGLAYLIG; this is encoded by the coding sequence ATGTTGAGTTTAACCTGTAAAGCCGCTGTTAAGGCAGTCGTATATTTAGGCGCTAAAACCTATCCGGAAAACAAAGCGAGCATAAAAGAAATAGCCGAGTACATCAATGAAAATGTGCATACAGTTGGTAAACTTTTACAAAAATTAGTAAAAGATGAAATTATATACAGCGTAAAAGGCCCATCCGGAGGTTTTTACATTACACCCAAGCAAAAAGAGCTGCCCGTAATCAATATTATTTATGCCATTGACGGTAAAGACGTTTTTAAGCAATGCGGTTTGGGGCTAAGTAAATGCAGCGAAATAAGGCCCTGCCCTTTTCATAACGACTTTAAACCCATTCGCGAGCTTTTTGAAAAAATGTGCACCGAAAAAAAAATAAGCGACCTGTGCGAAAATATTAACAGTGGGCTTGCCTATTTAATTGGATAA
- a CDS encoding M1 family metallopeptidase, protein MKKQLFTALFSGFLLLALTASNAQTISGACQHNHQNSAAYNHHKFTAQSNKTQAAASRSDTLDIVNYHLNLNLTDLASKELSGTCAVHLASKINNLDTILLDLKALAVSAVYRGNETNPENYEQQGELLRIFTKKTLNAADTATFIISYQGKPATATYGGFYFGNNTAYNMGVGIGIDPPNFGRAWFPCLDNFIDRATYQFSIHTKGNMSAFCNGTLQNIDLLGDGTKITHWKLDVPIPTYLASVAVGAFSTIESEYEGMNGKIPAIIAAPDANLDDAKISFQNLPQAFSGFEQAFGPYIWPRVGFTVVPFNAGAMEHATNIGYPLFAVDGTLTWEAAIMAHELSHHWWGDLVTCETAADMWLNEGWASWCENYFTELVYGPQAYRDACRTTLEDVLRQAHLADDGYRAVAGVPAEYTYGNTVNRKGAVVVNALRGYMGNEAFFKCLKEYTAAFALKNANSYQLRDFLSDCSGMDLTDFFDDWVFQPGFVAVTLDSMAVKFAGTNAVATVYLRQHTHQTNHYFNAIPVDITFYDQNLNSTTRRVFSSGACSFTQNIELPFYPIYAAIDTNETLSLAGLQAQRWITKTGNYTLPNTQVDLEVNAVSDTNLLHVYHIWAPPDRPQTPPPGWILSDRHYWRIGGVNLGSFKAKASFYYNGSNNGGLLDAALFGGLNENSLMLLYRPNAAANWQKLNSATLNKGGSATDKMGSFTVASLQFGEYTLAINDPNRTDTLTMPPNDCLNLTALNQPPNNNNTNSHKQGYLQVQPNPNNGQFAVNISLPATAVPQMAILQVADSAGRIIYTQNINNTGGTQQQSITINLAQPLTAGTYKVSVKTNSYVLASTMVVL, encoded by the coding sequence ATGAAAAAACAGCTATTTACCGCCCTTTTTTCCGGATTTTTGCTGCTTGCTTTAACCGCTTCAAATGCACAAACAATATCCGGCGCTTGCCAGCACAATCATCAAAATTCTGCGGCTTACAACCACCATAAATTTACAGCCCAGTCAAATAAAACCCAGGCAGCCGCCTCGCGCTCCGATACGCTCGATATAGTAAACTATCACCTTAATTTAAACCTGACCGACCTTGCCAGCAAAGAGCTTTCGGGAACCTGCGCCGTGCATTTGGCTTCAAAAATAAATAATTTAGATACCATATTGCTCGACCTTAAAGCCCTTGCCGTTAGTGCTGTTTACCGGGGCAATGAAACAAATCCGGAAAATTACGAGCAGCAAGGCGAACTCCTCCGGATATTTACCAAAAAAACACTAAACGCCGCCGACACCGCTACTTTTATCATATCGTACCAAGGCAAACCCGCTACTGCTACGTATGGTGGCTTTTATTTTGGCAATAATACCGCCTATAATATGGGCGTAGGCATTGGTATTGACCCTCCTAATTTTGGGCGTGCTTGGTTTCCCTGTCTCGACAATTTTATAGACCGCGCTACTTACCAATTTTCTATCCACACCAAAGGCAATATGAGTGCTTTTTGTAATGGCACCCTTCAAAATATTGATTTATTGGGCGATGGCACCAAAATTACCCATTGGAAATTAGATGTACCCATACCAACTTATTTGGCTTCGGTGGCCGTAGGTGCTTTTTCGACCATTGAAAGCGAATACGAGGGCATGAACGGAAAAATTCCTGCCATCATTGCCGCTCCGGATGCAAATTTAGACGATGCAAAAATTTCGTTTCAAAATTTGCCCCAAGCGTTCAGCGGTTTCGAGCAGGCATTTGGCCCCTATATTTGGCCCCGCGTAGGTTTTACCGTAGTACCTTTTAATGCGGGTGCTATGGAACATGCCACCAATATTGGCTACCCTTTGTTTGCTGTTGATGGCACCCTAACCTGGGAAGCTGCTATAATGGCGCACGAATTATCGCACCATTGGTGGGGCGACTTAGTAACCTGCGAAACTGCCGCCGATATGTGGCTTAACGAAGGGTGGGCAAGCTGGTGCGAAAACTATTTTACCGAGCTTGTTTATGGGCCACAGGCTTACCGCGATGCCTGCCGCACCACCCTTGAAGATGTGCTGCGCCAAGCCCACCTTGCCGACGACGGCTACCGCGCTGTTGCGGGCGTGCCTGCCGAGTACACGTATGGCAATACCGTTAACCGCAAAGGTGCCGTAGTGGTAAATGCCCTGCGGGGCTATATGGGCAACGAAGCCTTTTTTAAATGTTTAAAAGAATATACGGCTGCCTTTGCACTTAAAAACGCCAACAGCTACCAACTGCGCGATTTTTTAAGCGATTGTTCGGGCATGGATTTGACCGATTTTTTTGACGACTGGGTTTTTCAGCCCGGATTTGTGGCCGTAACCTTAGACAGTATGGCCGTTAAATTTGCAGGAACCAATGCCGTAGCTACCGTTTATTTGCGGCAGCACACGCATCAAACAAATCATTATTTTAATGCCATACCCGTTGATATTACTTTTTACGACCAAAACCTTAACAGTACTACCCGCCGCGTGTTTTCGAGCGGGGCTTGTAGTTTTACCCAAAATATTGAACTGCCATTTTACCCCATTTACGCCGCCATTGATACCAACGAAACGCTGTCGTTAGCAGGTTTGCAAGCGCAACGCTGGATAACCAAAACAGGCAACTATACGCTGCCCAATACACAAGTAGATTTAGAGGTTAATGCCGTTTCGGACACTAATTTGCTGCATGTTTACCATATTTGGGCACCCCCCGACAGGCCACAAACACCCCCGCCCGGATGGATTTTAAGCGACCGCCATTATTGGCGTATAGGCGGCGTTAATTTGGGCAGTTTTAAAGCAAAGGCCAGCTTTTATTATAATGGCTCTAATAACGGCGGATTATTAGATGCTGCCTTGTTTGGCGGCTTAAACGAAAACTCGCTAATGCTGTTATACAGGCCTAATGCCGCGGCTAACTGGCAAAAACTAAACTCGGCCACCCTTAACAAAGGCGGCAGCGCAACCGACAAAATGGGCAGTTTTACGGTTGCCTCGTTGCAATTTGGCGAATATACCTTAGCCATAAACGACCCCAACCGCACCGATACTTTAACCATGCCCCCTAACGATTGTTTAAACCTTACGGCCTTAAACCAACCACCCAATAACAATAATACAAACAGCCACAAACAAGGCTATTTACAGGTGCAACCCAACCCAAACAACGGGCAATTTGCCGTAAATATTAGCTTGCCCGCTACTGCCGTACCACAGATGGCCATTTTACAGGTAGCTGACTCGGCAGGGCGCATTATTTACACCCAAAATATAAACAATACTGGAGGCACACAGCAGCAAAGCATAACTATAAACCTTGCGCAGCCATTAACAGCCGGCACTTACAAAGTAAGCGTTAAAACCAATAGTTATGTGCTTGCCAGCACGATGGTTGTTTTATAG